A single Bacteroidota bacterium DNA region contains:
- the rlmD gene encoding 23S rRNA (uracil(1939)-C(5))-methyltransferase RlmD, translating into MLIENLHIHDIADDGMAVGRYNDWVVFVKGAVPGDIIHARVFKKKKKYGFASLEEIVTPSEKRITPVCTHFGICGGCKWQSLDYEAQLAFKQNMVTNAFKHLAGIQYYETEPIIGCDNIYHYRNKLEYTFSNKRWFTADEMHLTEPLAANGLGFHVPGRFDKVLDIQTCHLMDNRHNDLRNIIKSFCLANDYSFYDIKSQVGLMRTLLIRTTQAGDWMVVLVFGNHDLEKIASLMQAIKNEFSFITSLQYIINTKKNDTYFDLDPVCYHGNTHIMERMDDLTFRISVKSFFQTNTAQAIQLYRKTAALANLQCDHIIYDLYTGTGTIANYIARSCKKVVGIDYVKDAIEDARQNSMLNNINNTAFYAGDMKRILNDDFICTHGQPDVVFADPPRAGMDKEVIQQLIHTGAKRIVYVSCNAATQARDVALLSEHYSVQSMQAFDMFPHTHHVENIALLVHK; encoded by the coding sequence ATGTTAATAGAAAATTTACACATTCATGATATTGCTGATGATGGCATGGCAGTTGGTCGCTATAATGATTGGGTGGTGTTTGTAAAAGGTGCCGTGCCTGGCGATATCATACATGCCAGAGTTTTTAAGAAAAAAAAGAAATATGGCTTTGCCTCACTAGAAGAGATCGTTACACCATCTGAAAAAAGAATAACACCTGTTTGTACTCACTTTGGCATTTGTGGTGGATGTAAATGGCAAAGTCTGGATTACGAGGCTCAATTAGCTTTTAAGCAAAACATGGTTACTAATGCATTTAAACATCTAGCCGGAATACAGTATTACGAAACGGAACCCATAATAGGTTGTGACAACATATACCATTACCGAAACAAGCTTGAGTATACCTTTAGCAATAAGCGCTGGTTTACCGCAGATGAAATGCATTTGACCGAACCGTTAGCAGCAAATGGACTTGGCTTTCATGTACCCGGTCGCTTTGATAAAGTATTGGATATTCAAACTTGCCACCTAATGGACAATCGGCACAATGATCTCCGAAATATTATTAAATCGTTTTGCCTTGCGAATGATTATTCATTTTACGATATCAAAAGTCAAGTTGGTTTGATGCGTACGCTGCTCATCCGAACGACACAAGCCGGTGATTGGATGGTTGTTCTCGTTTTTGGAAACCATGACCTTGAAAAAATCGCTTCATTGATGCAAGCCATTAAAAATGAATTCTCCTTTATTACATCTCTTCAGTATATAATAAATACTAAAAAGAACGATACCTACTTTGATCTTGATCCGGTATGCTACCATGGCAATACACACATCATGGAGCGAATGGATGATTTAACCTTCCGAATAAGTGTAAAATCCTTTTTTCAAACTAATACGGCACAGGCTATTCAACTTTATCGTAAAACTGCGGCATTGGCCAATTTGCAATGTGATCATATCATATATGATTTGTATACAGGTACCGGTACAATAGCCAATTATATTGCCCGGTCATGCAAAAAAGTTGTGGGCATTGACTACGTAAAAGATGCTATTGAAGATGCTCGCCAAAATTCGATGTTAAATAATATAAATAACACTGCTTTTTACGCGGGCGATATGAAACGTATATTGAATGATGACTTTATTTGCACCCATGGCCAACCTGATGTTGTATTTGCTGACCCTCCGCGTGCCGGAATGGACAAAGAGGTTATACAGCAATTAATTCATACAGGAGCGAAGCGCATTGTATACGTAAGTTGCAATGCAGCTACCCAGGCACGTGATGTGGCTTTGCTAAGTGAACACTATTCGGTTCAATCGATGCAGGCTTTTGATATGTTTCCGCATACACATCATGTAGAAAATATCGCACTTTTAGTACATAAATAA
- a CDS encoding C40 family peptidase, producing MALICKVNGQTEVVSGKLAVDSLYNYYYANYYTQSFGFEISEVKNPYLYEIAEDWIDVNYKYAGDDMNGTDCSHFSSNVYNYSYAKSLFGSSADIQKSCTYRVERENLKEGDLVFFAINSKNHISHVGVYLCNNKFVHATTQAGVIISDLNEEYYNKYFTTGGRY from the coding sequence ATGGCTCTAATTTGTAAGGTAAATGGCCAAACTGAAGTTGTTAGCGGTAAGCTTGCAGTTGACTCGTTGTACAATTATTATTATGCAAATTATTATACCCAATCGTTCGGTTTTGAAATAAGCGAAGTGAAGAATCCTTACTTATACGAAATTGCCGAAGACTGGATAGATGTAAATTACAAGTATGCCGGTGATGATATGAATGGGACAGACTGTTCGCATTTTAGCAGCAACGTATACAATTACAGTTATGCTAAATCATTGTTTGGCTCATCGGCTGATATTCAAAAGAGTTGCACCTACCGGGTTGAGCGTGAAAATTTGAAGGAAGGTGATTTGGTTTTTTTTGCAATCAATTCAAAAAACCATATCTCGCATGTGGGTGTGTATCTATGCAATAACAAGTTTGTACATGCAACCACCCAAGCAGGAGTTATCATCAGTGACCTTAACGAAGAATATTATAACAAGTATTTTACAACGGGGGGCAGGTATTGA
- a CDS encoding T9SS type A sorting domain-containing protein: MNKKLIAVLLSLLGLLTTNQAYSQNFKKIKSSTGYNVEGLIKINDNEFVCYGNSPFFEITIFSMDSNFTINWEKKLTGAFYAGSNIWGMYTSDSSLVFTTSYYTGPMNSGANIGLMVLKMDLLGNVIFSNRFYEQVNTREYYPRKIFETSQGNYIITGVVIYTQNMLTGDPFICSVSPNGVLQWHKQANFGSSYHDAIELTDGDILVGSQMTGGLLSRFDHAGNAVQHVSLSNLWNASCLKLLSDGNIMVCGTAYAGNNLESEMSLIKLDQNLNPIWAYRYDLDSAIFGPRNFYPIHLNEDANGNIIGAGNYWQQYVSSLGGFYFSVDALGLPISANVFNTELWYTNSIVSTPSFEFVVGINAYTTYSLLIKNIPGYFPCQSYGADLIETPMPVIVSNSQFLFSQQSFFTDSIKYSISNPNVTITEYCQPLGFDEDMTLNMLSIHPNPAIDRLTLTKSFTQPISVTIYNLAGAEVKNMKVSDEQTNVNLDDLSAGSYTLVGLSMDGTMRQSLKFIVLPK, encoded by the coding sequence ATGAACAAAAAACTAATAGCAGTCCTACTAAGCCTGTTAGGATTGCTTACAACAAACCAGGCGTACTCGCAAAACTTTAAAAAAATTAAATCAAGCACCGGATACAATGTTGAAGGTCTGATTAAAATTAATGACAACGAATTTGTTTGTTATGGCAACAGTCCTTTTTTTGAGATTACGATATTTTCGATGGACAGCAATTTTACAATCAATTGGGAAAAAAAATTGACTGGTGCATTTTATGCAGGATCAAATATTTGGGGCATGTATACCTCAGACAGTTCCTTAGTGTTTACAACAAGTTATTATACAGGACCAATGAATTCGGGAGCAAATATTGGCCTCATGGTACTAAAAATGGATTTGCTTGGAAACGTAATCTTCTCGAATCGATTTTACGAACAAGTTAATACAAGAGAGTATTACCCACGTAAAATATTTGAAACAAGTCAGGGCAACTATATAATTACAGGAGTTGTAATTTATACTCAAAATATGCTAACAGGAGATCCTTTTATATGTAGCGTATCTCCAAATGGAGTATTACAATGGCATAAGCAAGCTAATTTTGGTAGCTCATATCATGATGCTATTGAATTAACTGATGGAGACATTTTGGTTGGCTCCCAAATGACTGGCGGACTTTTATCTCGCTTTGATCATGCAGGAAATGCAGTTCAACATGTATCTCTTTCTAACTTATGGAATGCATCATGTTTGAAATTACTTTCAGATGGAAACATAATGGTTTGTGGAACTGCCTATGCGGGTAATAACCTTGAAAGTGAAATGAGTTTGATTAAATTAGATCAAAACCTAAATCCAATTTGGGCTTATCGCTATGACTTAGATTCTGCCATCTTTGGCCCTAGAAACTTTTATCCAATCCATTTGAATGAAGATGCAAATGGTAATATAATTGGTGCCGGAAACTATTGGCAGCAATATGTTTCGAGCCTTGGAGGGTTTTATTTTAGTGTCGATGCACTTGGCTTACCAATATCGGCCAATGTTTTTAATACAGAATTATGGTATACAAACAGCATAGTTTCTACACCAAGTTTTGAATTTGTTGTTGGGATCAATGCATATACAACCTATTCATTACTAATAAAAAACATACCTGGCTACTTTCCTTGTCAAAGTTATGGAGCAGACTTGATTGAAACGCCCATGCCAGTTATTGTTAGCAACTCACAATTTCTGTTTAGCCAACAATCGTTTTTTACTGACAGTATAAAATATTCTATATCAAACCCTAATGTCACTATTACTGAATATTGTCAACCATTGGGTTTTGATGAGGACATGACGTTAAACATGCTTTCGATACATCCAAATCCTGCTATTGATAGATTAACACTGACTAAGTCATTTACACAACCAATAAGTGTTACCATCTATAATTTAGCAGGAGCGGAAGTAAAAAATATGAAAGTTTCTGATGAGCAAACTAATGTCAATCTGGACGATTTGTCGGCTGGGTCGTACACACTAGTTGGCTTAAGTATGGATGGAACAATGAGGCAATCTTTAAAGTTTATTGTCTTACCAAAATAA
- a CDS encoding DUF853 family protein has translation MADKEKFIEAINAGYTHKGDSIILGAGILDGAPVEGLQIKAPLKMMNRHGLIAGATGTGKTKTMQGIAESLSAKGIPCLLMDVKGDLSGLAQEGAINTKIEERSKSIGIKWKQHAFPVEIYSISNDAGVRMRATVSEFGPVLFSKILDLNDTQAGVVSLVFKYSDDKQMPLLDLKDFKKVLQFLTNEAKAEIKGDYGAISTASASTILRKIIEVEQQGAEQFFGERSFEVEDLIRIDNQGYGYLSIVRLTDMQSKPKLFSTFMLSLMAEIYATFPEIGDADAPKLCVFIDEAHLIFDTASKALLDQLETMIKLIRSKGVGIYFVTQLPTDIPAAILSQLGMKVQHALRAFTANDRKAIKLTADNYPLTEYYNTEELLTSLGTGEALITVLNEKGNPTPLAHTLLCPPRSRMDILTPEELNTLVSKSNVVKKYNEVIDSKSAHEILTDKLAAHIEETAEEDSAKEQKKENDEPGMIEKAVTSSAGKQVMRTAASIITRSLLGAIGIKSTTRRKKKSGWF, from the coding sequence ATGGCTGATAAGGAAAAGTTTATTGAAGCAATAAATGCGGGCTACACACATAAAGGTGATAGTATAATTTTGGGTGCGGGAATTTTGGATGGTGCGCCAGTTGAAGGGTTGCAAATTAAGGCCCCGCTAAAAATGATGAACCGACATGGGCTTATTGCTGGTGCTACCGGCACTGGCAAAACCAAGACCATGCAAGGAATAGCTGAATCCCTTTCTGCTAAAGGTATACCTTGCTTGCTTATGGATGTGAAGGGTGACTTAAGTGGACTTGCACAAGAAGGTGCAATTAATACTAAGATAGAAGAACGCAGCAAGTCGATTGGAATTAAGTGGAAGCAACATGCATTTCCTGTCGAAATTTATAGTATAAGCAATGATGCGGGAGTGCGCATGCGCGCTACGGTTAGTGAATTTGGTCCCGTATTGTTTTCAAAAATATTGGATCTTAATGATACGCAAGCAGGGGTTGTTTCTTTAGTTTTTAAATATTCTGACGATAAGCAAATGCCATTGCTCGACCTCAAAGACTTTAAGAAAGTTTTGCAATTTTTAACCAATGAGGCCAAGGCAGAAATAAAGGGAGACTATGGTGCTATTTCTACCGCCTCGGCATCTACCATTTTACGAAAAATAATTGAAGTAGAACAGCAAGGTGCCGAACAGTTCTTTGGAGAACGTTCGTTTGAAGTTGAAGATTTGATCAGGATAGACAACCAAGGCTATGGTTATCTTTCGATAGTCAGGCTTACTGATATGCAAAGCAAACCTAAATTGTTTTCAACTTTTATGTTGAGTCTGATGGCAGAAATATATGCCACCTTTCCAGAAATAGGAGATGCTGATGCACCCAAGCTTTGTGTATTTATTGATGAGGCTCATCTTATATTTGATACAGCAAGTAAAGCCCTGCTCGATCAATTGGAAACTATGATTAAACTTATACGTAGTAAAGGTGTAGGTATTTACTTTGTAACCCAACTACCTACCGATATACCTGCAGCAATATTAAGTCAGCTTGGTATGAAAGTACAACATGCACTACGCGCTTTTACAGCCAACGATCGCAAGGCTATTAAGCTTACCGCTGATAATTATCCTCTTACTGAGTACTATAATACTGAAGAACTGCTTACATCACTTGGAACAGGCGAAGCACTTATAACAGTACTTAATGAAAAAGGCAATCCAACACCATTGGCGCACACCCTTTTATGCCCTCCGCGGTCGCGCATGGATATACTCACACCCGAAGAATTGAATACATTGGTAAGCAAATCGAATGTTGTAAAAAAATACAATGAAGTAATAGATAGCAAAAGTGCGCACGAAATTCTAACCGATAAGCTTGCTGCTCACATCGAAGAAACTGCAGAGGAAGATTCAGCAAAAGAGCAAAAAAAGGAAAATGACGAACCTGGTATGATTGAAAAAGCTGTTACCTCAAGCGCGGGTAAACAAGTTATGCGAACTGCTGCCAGCATTATCACTCGCAGTTTGCTTGGTGCTATTGGTATAAAAAGTACAACACGCAGAAAGAAAAAATCGGGTTGGTTTTAG
- the rpsA gene encoding 30S ribosomal protein S1 — translation MSEETINTTEEVVKSNPTANVATDDGIDWSSTGKKQQGYRKEEQDYLLAMYDKTLSAFTEHEIVSGSIIGKTDRDVIINVGFKSDGLIPIGEFKYMPEIKLGSTVEVYIESQEDKSGQLVLSHKKARALKSWERVNQALNTDEIIQGYVKCRTKGGLIVDVFGIEAFLPGSQIDVKPIRDYDQFVDKHMEFKVVKINNEFKNVVVSHKVLIEQEMENQKLEIMSRLEKGQVVEGVVKNITSYGVFMDLGGVDGLLHITDISWGRINHPDEVLKIEDKINVVILDFDQEKKRIALGLKQLTPQPWDALDEGIKVGDKIKGKVVVLADYGAFIEIMPGVEGLIHVSEMSWSQHLRSPQEFMKVGDEVEAVILSLERAERKMSLGLKQLTPDPWGEITRKYPVGSKHSAKVRNFTNFGVFAELEEGVDGLIHISDLSWSKKIKHPSEFTKVGDEIEVLVLEVDTENRRLSLGHKQIEENPWETYETVFAVGSIHEGTVGKITDKGASVIMTYGVEAFVPYKHLFKEGNVIAKTEEKLPFKIIEFSKENRKIVVSHKATVEAANDAARSAEKTEADKQAEQEAKSVKKVKEAVEKTTFGDLDQLANLKSNLEAGELERAKEKLAALADKKDDETTEQ, via the coding sequence ATGTCAGAAGAAACAATTAACACAACCGAAGAGGTTGTAAAGTCAAACCCAACTGCTAACGTAGCGACCGATGATGGTATCGATTGGTCGTCAACAGGCAAAAAACAGCAAGGATACCGCAAAGAAGAGCAAGATTATTTGCTTGCCATGTATGACAAAACCCTTAGCGCATTTACTGAGCACGAAATAGTAAGCGGTTCCATTATTGGTAAAACCGATCGTGACGTAATCATAAATGTTGGATTCAAAAGCGATGGCTTAATTCCGATTGGAGAGTTTAAGTATATGCCTGAAATCAAATTGGGCTCTACTGTTGAAGTCTATATCGAATCGCAAGAAGACAAAAGCGGGCAGCTTGTATTATCGCATAAAAAGGCACGCGCTCTTAAGAGTTGGGAACGTGTAAACCAAGCTCTAAATACAGACGAAATAATCCAAGGCTATGTAAAATGCCGCACAAAAGGTGGATTGATTGTAGATGTATTTGGCATCGAAGCATTTTTACCGGGCTCACAAATTGATGTTAAGCCTATTCGCGATTACGATCAGTTTGTAGACAAGCATATGGAATTTAAGGTTGTTAAGATTAACAACGAATTCAAAAATGTGGTTGTATCACATAAGGTTCTGATTGAGCAAGAAATGGAAAATCAGAAGCTTGAAATTATGAGCAGACTTGAAAAAGGCCAGGTAGTTGAAGGAGTAGTTAAGAACATTACATCTTATGGGGTATTTATGGATCTTGGCGGAGTTGATGGCTTATTACATATTACCGATATTTCTTGGGGACGTATTAATCATCCGGATGAGGTACTTAAGATAGAAGATAAAATTAATGTGGTAATTCTTGATTTCGATCAGGAGAAAAAGCGCATTGCTTTGGGATTAAAGCAACTTACACCACAACCATGGGATGCGTTAGATGAAGGCATTAAGGTTGGAGATAAAATTAAAGGTAAAGTGGTTGTATTGGCAGATTATGGAGCATTTATCGAAATTATGCCGGGCGTAGAAGGATTGATACACGTTAGTGAAATGAGCTGGAGCCAACACCTGCGCTCGCCACAAGAATTTATGAAAGTGGGAGATGAAGTGGAGGCCGTTATTCTTTCATTAGAACGTGCAGAGCGTAAAATGTCGTTAGGCTTGAAGCAATTAACACCTGATCCTTGGGGCGAAATTACCCGCAAATATCCGGTAGGAAGCAAGCATAGTGCTAAGGTACGCAACTTTACAAACTTCGGTGTATTTGCTGAACTAGAAGAAGGTGTTGATGGCTTAATCCATATCAGTGATTTATCATGGAGCAAGAAAATCAAGCATCCTAGCGAATTTACTAAGGTAGGGGATGAGATTGAAGTATTGGTATTGGAAGTAGATACTGAAAACCGCAGATTAAGTCTTGGCCATAAGCAAATAGAAGAAAATCCTTGGGAAACTTATGAAACTGTATTTGCTGTAGGCAGCATACATGAAGGAACTGTAGGTAAAATTACGGATAAGGGAGCTTCGGTTATCATGACTTACGGAGTAGAGGCTTTTGTACCATATAAGCATTTGTTCAAAGAAGGAAACGTAATTGCTAAGACGGAAGAGAAGTTACCCTTTAAGATTATAGAGTTTAGCAAAGAAAACCGCAAGATTGTGGTTTCGCATAAGGCCACGGTAGAAGCAGCAAATGATGCAGCCAGATCAGCGGAAAAAACCGAAGCAGACAAACAAGCCGAGCAAGAAGCAAAGAGCGTAAAGAAAGTAAAGGAAGCAGTAGAGAAAACCACATTTGGTGACCTTGATCAGTTGGCCAACTTGAAATCGAATTTAGAAGCGGGAGAGCTTGAGCGTGCTAAGGAAAAATTAGCAGCATTGGCTGATAAAAAAGATGATGAAACCACCGAGCAATAA
- a CDS encoding transketolase — translation MKDITELKELASQTRRDIVRMVHAVQSGHPGGSLGCVEYFLALYHKIMEYKPDKFSMDGLNEDIFFLSNGHITPVYYSVLARAGYFQLSELHTFRKINSRLQGHPATHDGLEGVRIASGSLGQGLSVAIGAALSKKLNKDRQLVYALCGDGEINEGQIWEALMYAAAKQVDNIVLTVDCNGQQIDGSTKSVLDSGNLKEKFAAFGWQTHICENGNNIEVVISVLENAKNCTGKGMPQVILMHTEMGAGIDFMMGSHKWHGIAPNDEQLKQALDQLPSTLVDY, via the coding sequence ATGAAAGATATAACTGAATTAAAGGAATTAGCATCGCAAACAAGAAGAGATATAGTAAGGATGGTGCACGCTGTGCAGTCAGGTCATCCGGGGGGATCGCTTGGTTGTGTTGAATATTTTTTAGCACTTTATCATAAAATAATGGAGTACAAGCCTGATAAGTTTAGCATGGATGGACTAAATGAAGACATCTTTTTTCTAAGCAATGGTCATATTACTCCAGTCTATTATTCGGTTTTGGCAAGGGCCGGATATTTTCAATTAAGCGAACTCCATACGTTTCGGAAAATAAATTCGCGTTTGCAAGGGCATCCTGCCACACACGATGGGCTTGAAGGAGTTCGTATAGCATCGGGATCTTTGGGACAAGGGCTTTCGGTGGCAATTGGTGCTGCTTTAAGCAAAAAACTTAATAAGGACCGGCAGCTGGTTTATGCATTATGTGGTGATGGCGAAATTAACGAAGGACAAATATGGGAAGCCCTCATGTACGCAGCAGCTAAGCAGGTTGACAATATTGTGTTAACAGTGGATTGTAACGGTCAACAAATTGATGGAAGTACCAAAAGTGTATTAGACAGTGGTAACTTAAAAGAAAAGTTTGCCGCCTTTGGCTGGCAAACCCACATCTGTGAAAATGGTAACAATATAGAAGTGGTAATTTCCGTTTTAGAAAACGCAAAAAATTGTACCGGCAAGGGAATGCCACAAGTAATTCTTATGCATACCGAAATGGGTGCCGGCATTGACTTCATGATGGGCTCGCATAAGTGGCATGGTATTGCTCCAAATGATGAACAGCTAAAACAAGCTTTAGACCAGCTGCCTTCAACATTGGTAGATTATTAA
- a CDS encoding VWA domain-containing protein, producing the protein MLKNHAITQHYKPNGHSKIVAYKVEKRISLYWYVCMMLMTFSVFLFSQLKAQKAKQVEAFTETRILILFDASKSMIAQWESGSKYDVATKLISQIVDSMQEIPNLQLALHVYGHTKRFPPQDCDDNKLEVPFGYRNGYLIKKRLKELQPSGTTPIALSLESCAADFPNANGRNVIILVTDGIEECNGDPCAVSLALQRKGIVLKPFVIGLGVSKEFAKQFDCVGKYFDAKNEKEFGDAFSIVISQALNNTTAQINLIDAYNKPTETDVAMTFYDMLSGKIKYDVMHTMNSKGFPDTLELDPLVTYHLEVHTIPPVEKDSIKIMPGKHTIIGLDAPQGDLKLKMEDSYEYKNLKCIVRKHKDLHTIHVQDFNSTERYITGNYDLEILTLPRTYINNVNIKQSNTTTIEIPKPGIVTIFNNSTGYGAILQEKNGQIEFVCNIDDNLTKQTITLQPGNYRLVFRPKSSRETIYSVEKEFKVTPGLSTSVQTN; encoded by the coding sequence ATGCTAAAAAATCATGCAATAACCCAGCATTACAAACCCAACGGGCATAGTAAAATTGTAGCGTACAAAGTTGAAAAAAGAATTTCTCTATATTGGTATGTATGTATGATGCTGATGACTTTTAGCGTTTTTTTATTTTCACAATTGAAAGCTCAAAAAGCAAAACAGGTTGAAGCGTTTACCGAAACCCGCATTCTGATTTTGTTTGATGCAAGTAAAAGCATGATAGCTCAATGGGAAAGCGGAAGCAAATATGATGTAGCAACAAAACTAATTTCGCAAATAGTAGATAGTATGCAGGAGATTCCCAATCTGCAACTAGCCCTTCATGTTTATGGACATACCAAGCGATTCCCTCCTCAAGACTGTGACGATAATAAATTGGAAGTGCCTTTTGGTTATCGTAATGGTTATCTCATTAAAAAACGTCTAAAGGAATTGCAACCAAGTGGCACCACTCCCATAGCACTCTCATTAGAATCGTGCGCTGCCGATTTTCCAAATGCGAATGGTCGAAATGTAATAATCCTGGTTACCGATGGCATAGAAGAATGCAATGGTGATCCTTGTGCGGTGTCCCTGGCATTGCAACGCAAGGGCATTGTACTAAAGCCTTTTGTAATTGGTTTGGGAGTCAGCAAGGAATTTGCAAAGCAATTTGATTGTGTTGGAAAGTATTTTGATGCAAAGAATGAAAAGGAATTTGGAGATGCATTCAGTATTGTTATCTCACAGGCGTTGAATAACACCACCGCACAAATTAATCTGATTGATGCTTATAACAAGCCAACCGAGACCGATGTGGCAATGACCTTTTACGACATGCTTAGCGGAAAAATTAAATACGATGTAATGCATACCATGAATAGTAAAGGCTTTCCTGATACGCTTGAACTAGACCCCTTGGTCACCTATCACCTTGAAGTACACACTATTCCGCCCGTGGAAAAAGATAGTATCAAAATAATGCCGGGGAAGCATACCATTATAGGTCTTGATGCTCCGCAAGGCGACCTTAAACTTAAAATGGAAGATAGTTATGAGTATAAGAATTTGAAATGCATTGTTCGCAAGCATAAAGATTTACATACCATACACGTGCAGGATTTCAATAGCACCGAACGCTATATAACCGGCAATTATGATCTTGAAATACTTACGCTTCCAAGAACTTACATCAACAATGTAAACATAAAGCAAAGCAATACAACCACCATCGAAATTCCTAAACCGGGCATAGTCACTATCTTTAATAATTCGACCGGTTATGGTGCCATTTTGCAAGAAAAAAATGGACAAATTGAATTTGTATGTAATATAGATGATAACCTCACAAAGCAAACCATAACCTTACAACCCGGAAACTATCGCCTTGTATTCAGGCCAAAATCATCGCGTGAAACCATTTATTCTGTCGAAAAGGAATTTAAAGTTACACCGGGACTAAGTACCAGCGTGCAGACAAATTAA